In Apus apus isolate bApuApu2 chromosome 5, bApuApu2.pri.cur, whole genome shotgun sequence, the following are encoded in one genomic region:
- the INS gene encoding insulin isoform X1: MGILLPTNQSSSVRANFSPSLAAIFWGLTLLTMALWIRSLPLLALLALSSPGTSQAAVNQHLCGSHLVEALYLVCGERGFFYSPKARRDIEQPLVSGPLHGEVGELPFQQEEFEKVKRGIVEQCCHNTCSLYQLENYCN; the protein is encoded by the exons ATGGGAATATTACTACCAACAAACCAGTCTTCATCTGTCAGAGCAAACTTCTCTCCATCTCTTGCTGCCATTTTCTGGG GCCTCACGCTGCTCACCATGGCTCTCTGGATCCGATCGCTGCCTCTCCTGGCCCTTCTTGCTCTTTCCAGCCCTGGGACCAGCCAAGCAGCTGTGAACCAGCACCTCTGTGGCTCCCACTTGGTGGAGGCTCTTTACCTGGTGTGTGGAGAGAGGGGCTTCTTCTATTCCCCCAAAGCTCGACGAGACATTGAGCAGCCTCTAG TGAGTGGTCCCTTGCACGGTGAGGTAGGAGAGCTGCCCTTCCAGCAGGAGGAGTTTGAGAAGGTGAAACGAGGGATCGTGGAGCAGTGCTGCCACAACACCTGCTCTCTCTACCAACTGGAAAACTACTGCAACTAG
- the INS gene encoding insulin isoform X2 has protein sequence MALWIRSLPLLALLALSSPGTSQAAVNQHLCGSHLVEALYLVCGERGFFYSPKARRDIEQPLVSGPLHGEVGELPFQQEEFEKVKRGIVEQCCHNTCSLYQLENYCN, from the exons ATGGCTCTCTGGATCCGATCGCTGCCTCTCCTGGCCCTTCTTGCTCTTTCCAGCCCTGGGACCAGCCAAGCAGCTGTGAACCAGCACCTCTGTGGCTCCCACTTGGTGGAGGCTCTTTACCTGGTGTGTGGAGAGAGGGGCTTCTTCTATTCCCCCAAAGCTCGACGAGACATTGAGCAGCCTCTAG TGAGTGGTCCCTTGCACGGTGAGGTAGGAGAGCTGCCCTTCCAGCAGGAGGAGTTTGAGAAGGTGAAACGAGGGATCGTGGAGCAGTGCTGCCACAACACCTGCTCTCTCTACCAACTGGAAAACTACTGCAACTAG